A portion of the Scleropages formosus chromosome 13, fSclFor1.1, whole genome shotgun sequence genome contains these proteins:
- the sh3rf2 gene encoding E3 ubiquitin-protein ligase SH3RF2 isoform X5 produces MLKEVPWARALHNYKGNFPGELNIKSGDVIILRRKVDENWYHGEANGNSGLVPASMVQVVNELPKPLPLCRALYDFDMKDRGQEDTRDFLTFFKGDIISVIRCVDKNWVEGKLGQKVGIFPLQFTEPNSAALKLLGRRRPGGPLDSQARIAASGSGGTEGTVDAGGRRLASGVPSGPAVAPTTGTLSHVSQSAQGPLGERQPSSISGSTFLVSSSSAVAAQLSERRPDGLGSNTSQGPNSAPSEWRTSYESPPIITMALVNPQSLSGSSESKQSSTQQLSISVCAVLYSYAPRRPEELELRQGEMVGVYGRFREGWLRALSLKTGKVGILPANYVTPVLRTSARFLDAKSAPAQSTMAGKGSMTCKSQAAAVAMDKAGANGTVRMGGQVPTVATTTAPVMPSASTSRATQLGSVRRTFHPPPRAPTLQGSLSSRVPPSSIVRPQPAPLSVGPVQSFAATPNTSKMRSTLLASSSRPPCWVHEATPPSTGGSLSLDLQEPVTKEVLEKQVNAGPQSILVKPDSYKNTSDKPIKSVRFLTQENPATGTRATSLPSEGHTGPSIEPGCTPEAWGSQSLLGSSGGDFKLSDNKTPAHKKGMIQNPVTAENLPPSHKTGLSSNLQSSSYRHRVSAADAHLKEGEPGVAHRPRQETWLPATQEKSGRTGLVRGSIPDVLEKLS; encoded by the exons GTTCCTTGGGCTAGAGCCTTGCATAACTACAAAGGCAACTTTCCGGGAGAACTCAACATTAAATCTGGGGATGTCATCATCCTGCGTCGGAAGGTGGATGAGAACTGGTACCATGGAGAGGCCAATGGCAACAGTGGGCTGGTCCCTGCCAGCATGGTGCAGGTAGTCAATGAGTTGCCCAAGCCACTGCCCTTGTGCCGTGCTCTTTATGACTTTGACATGAAGGACAGGGGTCAAGAGGACACCAGGGACTTCCTCACTTTCTTCAAG GGAGACATCATCTCTGTAATACGGTGTGTGGATAAGAACTGGGTTGAAGGAAAGCTGGGACAGAAAGTTGGAATTTTTCCTCTGCAGTTCACAGAG CCGAACTCCGCGGCACTGAAGCTCCTGGGGAGACGGAGGCCAGGCGGCCCCCTGGACTCCCAGGCCCGGATTGCGGCGAGTGGCAGCGGTGGTACTGAGGGCACGGTGGATGCGGGTGGCCGCAGGCTTGCCTCCGGggtcccctccggccctgcagTGGCCCCCACCACCGGGACCCTCAGCCACGTTAGCCAGTCAGCTCAGGGCCCCCTGGGTGAGCGCCAGCCCTCCTCCATCAGCGGTTCCACCTTTTTGGTATCCAGCAGCTCTGCTGTAGCGGCCCAGCTGTCTGAGCGGCGTCCCGATGGGCTTGGCAGCAACACATCTCAG GGTCCCAACTCAGCGCCCAGTGAATGGAGGACCAGCTACGAGTCACCACCCATCATCACCATGGCACTCGTGAACCCCCAGTCCCTCTCGGGCTCCTCTGAGAGcaagcagtcttccactcagCAGCTCTCCATCAGCGT GTGTGCGGTGCTCTACTCCTATGCCCCTCGTCGGCCAGAGGAACTGGAGCTGCGCCAAGGTGAGATGGTGGGCGTCTATGGCAGGTTTCGGGAAGGCTGGCTCCGGGCCCTGTCTCTGAAGACGGGAAAGGTGGGCATTCTGCCTGCCAATTATGTCACGCCGGTGCTCAG GACATCTGCTAGGTTCTTGGATGCCAAATCTGCTCCAGCTCAGAGCACGATGGCAGGGAAGGGGTCCATGACATGCAAGTCCCAGGCTGCAGCTGTTGCCATGGACAAAGCTGGCGCCAATGGGACAGTCCGGATGGGTGGACAGGTCCCTACGGTTGCCACGACAACGGCCCCAGTGATGCCCTCTGCAAGCACGTCACGAGCAACCCAGCTGGGCTCCGTCAGACGGACCTTCCATCCTCCACCAAGGG CTCCCACTCTTCAGGGAAGCCTTTCGTCCCGAGTGCCACCATCCTCCATTGTCCGTCCCCAGCCGGCACCTCTCTCAGTGGGCCCTGTACAAAGCTTTGCTGCCACACCTAATACGTCCAAAATGAGGAGCACCCTGCTTGCAAGCTCCAGTAGGCCACCATGCTGGGTTCATGAAGCAACACCTCCCTCTACTGGTGGCTCTTTGTCCCTGGACCTTCAGGAACCCGTTACAAAAGAGGTTTTGGAGAAGCAGGTCAATGCAGGTCCCCAGTCTATTCTGGTCAAACCAGATTCCTACAAGAACACTTCAGACAAG CCCATTAAGTCAGTGCGATTCCTGACTCAGGAGAACCCCGCAACAGGAACAAGGGCCACCTCTCTGCCTTCAGAAGGTCATACCGGTCCCAGCATTGAACCTGGGTGTACCCCAGAAGCATGGGGGAGCCAGAGTCTTTTAGGGTCTTCGGGTGGTGACTTCAAGCTCTCTGACAACAAAACCCCAGCGCACAAGAAGGGTATGATCCAGAACCCTGTCACAGCAGAAAACCTGCCACCCTCCCATAAAACTGGTCTTTCATCAAACCTGCAGTCCAGCAGCTACAG ACACAGGGTCTCGGCAGCTGATGCCCACCTGAAGGAGGGTGAGCCAGGGGTGGCGCATAGGCCTCGGCAGGAAACCTGGCTGCCTGCGACCCAGGAGAAGAGTGGGAGGACGGGCCTCGTGCGGGGCAGCATACCGGATGTTCTGGAGAAGCTCAGTTGA